In the genome of Shewanella glacialimarina, one region contains:
- a CDS encoding HypC/HybG/HupF family hydrogenase formation chaperone — MCLSVPSQVVEIHDDASVTVDTMGVKRRVSSHLMSEPLSIGDYVLIHIGFVMNKIDHHDAQQSLVLYQEIVASMNEHGE, encoded by the coding sequence ATGTGCCTATCTGTGCCTTCACAAGTTGTTGAAATTCATGATGATGCAAGTGTCACGGTCGATACTATGGGGGTTAAACGGCGAGTCAGCAGCCATCTAATGTCTGAGCCTCTCTCAATAGGCGATTATGTGCTTATTCATATTGGTTTTGTGATGAATAAAATTGATCATCACGATGCGCAACAAAGCTTGGTGTTATACCAAGAAATTGTCGCATCAATGAATGAGCACGGTGAATAA
- the hypB gene encoding hydrogenase nickel incorporation protein HypB: MCQDCGCSITHTHHDHSLKTNPQLNDKKTLSVIHKILDKNDIEAHHNRDHFNQHQVTAFNIMSSPGSGKTALLEHLHHYSPLQYAVIEGDLETSRDADRLIAQGIAAYQIQTGSACHLDAFMVHGALHHVDLESLNICFVENVGNLVCPASYDVGTHKNIVLLSVPEGDDKIEKYPVMFRKADLVVITKTDLLPYFDFDIEQAKTELYKLNPHVELMQLSIKEPNSFTPLVNWLAAEHMKNLSLHSVIKQGLDQNQTLAPKLTTNIEEV, from the coding sequence ATGTGCCAGGATTGCGGTTGTTCTATTACCCATACTCATCACGATCATTCATTGAAAACTAATCCTCAATTGAATGATAAGAAAACCTTGTCTGTGATCCACAAAATTCTCGATAAAAACGATATTGAGGCGCATCACAATCGAGATCACTTCAATCAACATCAAGTGACTGCATTTAATATCATGAGTAGCCCAGGCAGTGGCAAAACAGCATTGCTGGAGCATTTACATCATTACTCCCCATTACAATATGCCGTTATTGAAGGTGATTTAGAAACCTCTCGAGATGCAGACAGATTAATCGCTCAGGGTATTGCGGCGTATCAAATTCAAACCGGTTCGGCTTGTCATTTAGATGCGTTTATGGTGCATGGGGCCTTACATCATGTTGATCTTGAATCATTGAATATTTGTTTTGTTGAAAACGTCGGCAACCTTGTTTGTCCGGCTAGCTATGATGTGGGTACCCACAAAAATATTGTGTTGCTATCAGTGCCTGAAGGTGATGATAAAATTGAAAAATATCCAGTTATGTTCAGAAAAGCTGATTTAGTGGTGATCACCAAAACTGATTTGCTGCCCTATTTCGATTTTGATATTGAACAGGCAAAAACTGAACTTTATAAGCTTAATCCCCATGTTGAATTAATGCAGCTATCGATTAAAGAGCCTAACTCATTTACTCCTTTAGTTAACTGGTTAGCTGCCGAACACATGAAAAATTTAAGTCTACACTCGGTTATAAAACAAGGTTTAGACCAAAACCAGACCCTAGCACCTAAGCTCACAACTAATATTGAGGAGGTCTAG